The following coding sequences are from one Treponema bryantii window:
- the rsgA gene encoding ribosome small subunit-dependent GTPase A encodes MKGTVIAGTNNLFTVECEDDVTRNCTIKGKVIKTEKEYYNPIAPGDVVEVEPDELNDEKGQIVTLEKRRNTFLRWNVKGRCPQLLASNLDYLILVCTPDEPPFRPRFTDRALAQAEHQGITPVIVCNKWDLALEMQTDGREEQFEEIEKRLSIWEDLGYKVLRISAKTGEGMQEFAELLEDKLSAFVGQSGVGKSSLINVMDNTCVLRTGSLSKKYGRGSHTTTKGTLIHLTLNETLTEGIQGRKANIIDTPGIRRFVLDDIEADDLAMYFREFEPFIGKCKFGMNCRHNTEPGCAVRKAVEDGVISQERFDSWQRISEEIRTGSWSD; translated from the coding sequence TTGAAAGGAACTGTTATTGCAGGAACAAATAATCTTTTTACAGTTGAATGTGAAGATGATGTTACCCGAAACTGTACAATTAAAGGTAAAGTAATTAAAACTGAAAAGGAATATTATAATCCAATTGCACCAGGAGATGTTGTCGAAGTTGAACCGGATGAACTTAATGATGAAAAAGGTCAGATAGTTACTCTGGAAAAACGACGCAATACTTTTTTGCGCTGGAATGTAAAGGGCCGTTGTCCGCAGCTTCTTGCAAGTAACCTTGATTATCTGATTCTGGTATGTACTCCGGATGAGCCTCCTTTCCGTCCTCGCTTTACGGATAGAGCTCTGGCTCAGGCTGAACATCAGGGAATCACTCCGGTAATTGTCTGCAACAAATGGGACCTCGCCCTTGAAATGCAGACTGATGGGCGCGAAGAGCAGTTTGAAGAAATAGAAAAAAGACTTTCTATCTGGGAAGATTTAGGCTACAAGGTACTGCGTATTTCTGCAAAGACAGGAGAGGGTATGCAGGAGTTTGCAGAGCTGCTTGAAGATAAACTTTCAGCATTTGTAGGTCAGTCTGGAGTAGGTAAATCCAGTCTTATAAACGTTATGGATAATACCTGCGTACTGAGAACAGGAAGCCTTTCAAAGAAATACGGTCGGGGAAGCCATACCACTACTAAAGGTACGCTGATTCACCTGACCTTGAATGAGACATTGACTGAAGGAATACAGGGCCGTAAGGCAAATATCATTGATACACCGGGAATCCGCCGTTTTGTACTTGATGATATTGAAGCTGATGACCTTGCAATGTACTTCAGGGAATTTGAACCATTTATCGGCAAATGTAAATTTGGAATGAATTGCCGGCATAATACAGAACCAGGTTGTGCAGTGCGTAAAGCTGTAGAAGATGGCGTAATTAGCCAGGAACGCTTCGACAGCTGGCAGAGAATCAGCGAAGAAATCCGCACAGGCTCCTGGAGCGATTGA
- a CDS encoding TrkA-related ion transporter, whose product MSKKKQGSFKRFKRALKYTLKNPLTYIWLLIFIIIAVATIVVFASETKTESGIETMFDSVWFTLVAVFAAYFDYCVKSVPGRMSALVLLVLGMLLFSAVTGKLASYFMDLQMKKNKGLKKLKNMKGHFLLCGWRPGFEKILDTVLTTNPDITPDMVVMINDAAEQIEQIRSQPRFKELNYVSGDFSDEAVLKRAQIDTAERALVICDRSKTYSDLEIDSRTVLAVLTMENLNPGIYVAAELIDAKFQKHLEMAHCDEIILTQDYEHSLLATASSGMGYSNVIRALISDDADTGIIIEDIPASFIGKTYGEYGAHIEQNGNKGGVLVGLLLNTGNFHQRRKDALREAQKNPDIKSIVDNLKKVKTLKSNEPVLTPAPDFVIQKNTKAILVRG is encoded by the coding sequence ATGAGTAAAAAAAAGCAGGGGAGTTTTAAGCGTTTTAAGCGCGCTCTTAAGTATACACTCAAAAATCCTCTTACTTATATCTGGCTTCTCATTTTTATAATAATTGCCGTTGCAACTATTGTTGTCTTTGCGTCTGAAACTAAGACCGAAAGCGGAATAGAAACAATGTTCGATTCCGTATGGTTTACATTAGTTGCGGTTTTTGCGGCTTATTTTGATTATTGTGTAAAATCAGTTCCAGGCCGAATGTCAGCGCTTGTTCTGCTTGTGCTCGGAATGCTGTTATTCAGTGCCGTTACCGGTAAGCTTGCGTCCTATTTCATGGATTTGCAGATGAAGAAAAATAAGGGGCTTAAAAAATTGAAGAATATGAAAGGACATTTTTTACTTTGCGGATGGAGACCAGGCTTTGAAAAGATTCTGGATACCGTGCTTACTACAAATCCGGATATTACACCTGATATGGTTGTAATGATAAATGATGCAGCAGAGCAGATTGAGCAGATTCGTTCACAGCCTCGATTTAAGGAACTTAATTATGTTTCCGGAGATTTTTCGGATGAAGCTGTTCTTAAACGTGCACAAATTGATACTGCAGAACGAGCCCTTGTAATTTGCGACCGTTCAAAAACGTATTCTGATCTTGAAATAGACAGTCGTACAGTACTTGCCGTTCTTACAATGGAAAATCTGAATCCTGGAATTTATGTAGCAGCTGAACTTATCGATGCAAAATTCCAGAAGCATCTTGAAATGGCACATTGTGATGAAATCATCCTTACACAGGATTATGAACACAGTCTTCTTGCAACTGCTTCAAGCGGAATGGGTTACAGTAACGTTATCCGTGCCCTTATAAGTGATGATGCTGATACTGGTATAATCATAGAAGATATTCCTGCTTCGTTTATTGGAAAGACCTATGGTGAATATGGAGCTCATATTGAGCAGAATGGTAATAAAGGCGGCGTTCTTGTAGGCCTTCTCTTAAATACAGGTAATTTCCATCAGCGTCGTAAAGATGCACTTAGAGAGGCTCAGAAGAATCCTGATATCAAGAGTATTGTTGATAATCTGAAAAAGGTTAAGACTCTCAAGAGTAATGAACCGGTTCTTACACCTGCGCCAGATTTTGTTATTCAGAAAAATACCAAAGCCATTCTGGTACGAGGATAG
- a CDS encoding outer membrane lipoprotein-sorting protein: MKKQFLTLALITMGTLLFAETGYDIMKKADEVPEPKTSSSTATLTIHSKKGSDRIREVIMKSKDYGEVEKSIIVFTTPKDVAGTGYLMFDYEDDNKDSDNWLYLPAMKKTRRIASSGSESEGSFMGTDFTYQDMGDRSLNKYDYNLLGEEDVDGTICYKVECISKAHTEKDPRYISYIGKSDYILRKCEFYDRQNQLHRVLTCTDFTTIKGFTTAQKMKMENVQSGTWSLIESKNIVYDAEDIDDSLFTVAALEKGRIR, from the coding sequence ATGAAAAAACAATTTCTTACTTTAGCGTTAATTACAATGGGTACTCTGCTCTTTGCTGAGACAGGTTACGATATCATGAAAAAAGCAGATGAAGTGCCGGAACCTAAAACTTCCTCTTCAACTGCGACCCTTACAATTCATTCAAAAAAAGGATCAGACCGAATCCGTGAAGTTATTATGAAGAGTAAGGATTATGGAGAAGTAGAAAAGAGTATTATCGTGTTTACAACTCCAAAAGATGTAGCAGGAACTGGATATCTTATGTTTGATTATGAAGATGATAATAAAGATTCTGATAACTGGCTTTATCTTCCTGCAATGAAAAAGACACGTCGTATTGCTTCAAGCGGCTCTGAAAGTGAAGGAAGTTTTATGGGAACAGACTTTACTTATCAGGATATGGGAGATCGCAGCCTCAATAAATATGATTACAATCTTCTTGGTGAAGAAGATGTTGATGGCACAATCTGCTACAAGGTTGAATGTATAAGCAAGGCTCATACAGAAAAAGATCCTCGCTATATCAGCTACATTGGAAAATCAGATTATATTCTCCGTAAATGTGAGTTTTATGACCGCCAGAATCAGCTTCACCGGGTTCTCACCTGCACAGACTTTACAACCATCAAAGGCTTTACAACAGCACAAAAAATGAAAATGGAAAATGTTCAGAGCGGAACCTGGTCTCTCATCGAATCAAAAAATATTGTTTACGATGCAGAAGATATTGATGATTCTTTATTCACAGTAGCAGCATTGGAAAAAGGTCGAATCAGATAA
- a CDS encoding cyclic nucleotide-binding domain-containing protein, producing the protein MDKFEDVLPKLVQIQLFSDFCIDDENDCRILRAVYDNMTVENYQKGDVIIEEGKFGDMFYILYQGKVQVYRKTPAGDKIALADLSSDMNIFFGETALISDDPRTATVKAITDCRCIALSSTKFLEVCDREPLLGYRVLLHLAQGMAKTIRDTNSDKATLYEALFSEIESGV; encoded by the coding sequence ATGGATAAGTTTGAAGACGTTTTACCTAAACTTGTACAGATTCAGTTGTTTTCTGATTTTTGTATTGATGATGAAAATGATTGCAGAATCCTTCGTGCTGTATATGATAATATGACAGTTGAAAACTATCAGAAGGGTGATGTAATTATTGAAGAAGGAAAGTTCGGAGATATGTTCTATATCCTGTATCAGGGAAAAGTTCAGGTTTATAGAAAGACTCCTGCAGGAGATAAGATTGCCCTTGCAGATCTTTCCAGTGATATGAATATTTTCTTTGGGGAAACAGCTTTGATAAGTGATGATCCACGAACTGCAACAGTAAAGGCTATAACAGACTGTCGTTGTATAGCACTTTCCAGTACAAAGTTTCTGGAAGTGTGTGATCGCGAGCCCCTTTTAGGCTACAGAGTTCTTTTGCACCTTGCACAGGGAATGGCAAAAACTATCCGCGATACAAACAGCGATAAGGCAACCTTATACGAAGCATTGTTCAGTGAAATAGAATCAGGAGTTTAA
- a CDS encoding chemotaxis protein CheX, translated as MDAKIINAFLTEGINTFQDMFNIGPQNKEPHLLDIHAGHPWEISGLLGVTGEIKGIVAFRLHKILANKMLELSGLKCKPEDYEDMAVGLVSEFTNIISGHAVTALSQYKMDISPPFCVMGHNHMIAWPKNYPVIAIPFVTSYGPFEVDVCFK; from the coding sequence ATGGACGCAAAAATTATTAACGCATTTCTCACAGAGGGAATCAATACTTTCCAGGATATGTTCAATATAGGTCCTCAAAATAAGGAACCTCATCTTCTGGATATACATGCAGGCCATCCGTGGGAAATATCGGGTTTGTTAGGAGTTACCGGCGAAATAAAAGGAATCGTTGCTTTCCGTCTTCATAAGATTCTTGCAAATAAAATGCTTGAGCTTTCCGGATTAAAATGTAAGCCGGAGGATTATGAGGATATGGCCGTTGGGCTGGTAAGTGAGTTTACAAACATTATTTCAGGTCATGCAGTTACTGCTCTAAGTCAGTATAAAATGGACATTTCGCCTCCATTTTGTGTAATGGGACACAATCACATGATTGCCTGGCCTAAAAACTACCCTGTAATCGCAATTCCGTTTGTTACATCATACGGGCCGTTTGAAGTAGATGTCTGTTTCAAATAG